A section of the Pseudomonas tritici genome encodes:
- a CDS encoding serine hydrolase domain-containing protein, translating to MQRAHFQALAWASAIALLTACATHSPPYPHAQEPIGDVQTMYDGKLSPDAAVSTFRNIDRLFPVRTIPAGGHPLPLPRSSQPLGPVTFDYEGKRYSLDDYVTLNRVTGLLVIKDGQVVTERYEKGNTPATRWMSMSVAKSITSTLVGAALQDGSIKSLDDKVTRYLPALAGSGYDQATVRQVLAMRSGVKWSEKYADPTSDRRMMLKLQTEQVPGSALKFMASLPSAAPPGTRTNYSTGETQVLGQLVSAAVGKPLAQYLSEKIWAPYGMQTDANWWLDGPNGNEVGGSGISATLEDYGRFGQFVLSGGKAGDKQVLPKDWMSFASATTGTDPAYGDFASMWWPAWTDASKADKTFTAAGIFGQFIYINPSKKVVIVVWQAQTKATGGEVIDDMVAFDAITKAAK from the coding sequence ATGCAAAGAGCTCACTTCCAAGCGCTGGCCTGGGCTTCAGCGATCGCACTGCTGACCGCCTGCGCAACCCATTCGCCGCCCTATCCCCACGCACAGGAGCCGATTGGCGACGTGCAGACGATGTACGACGGCAAACTAAGCCCCGACGCAGCTGTCAGCACCTTTCGCAACATCGACCGCTTATTCCCGGTGCGCACCATTCCAGCCGGCGGCCACCCGCTTCCACTGCCGCGCAGCAGCCAACCACTGGGCCCGGTCACATTCGACTACGAAGGCAAACGCTACAGCCTCGATGACTATGTCACCCTGAACCGGGTAACAGGCCTGCTAGTGATCAAGGACGGTCAAGTCGTTACTGAACGCTACGAAAAAGGCAACACACCGGCTACCCGCTGGATGTCGATGTCAGTGGCCAAATCGATTACCTCGACCCTCGTCGGCGCTGCACTGCAGGATGGCTCGATCAAAAGCCTTGATGACAAAGTGACCCGCTACCTGCCCGCACTGGCTGGCAGCGGTTATGACCAGGCCACGGTACGTCAGGTCCTGGCGATGCGCTCCGGGGTCAAATGGAGCGAAAAGTATGCTGACCCCACATCAGACCGCCGCATGATGCTCAAGCTGCAAACCGAGCAAGTACCCGGCTCCGCGCTCAAATTCATGGCCAGCCTGCCCAGCGCCGCGCCTCCTGGGACCCGAACCAACTACAGCACCGGCGAAACCCAAGTCTTGGGACAACTGGTCAGCGCCGCAGTGGGCAAGCCGCTGGCGCAGTACCTGAGTGAGAAGATCTGGGCGCCGTACGGCATGCAAACCGACGCCAACTGGTGGCTTGATGGCCCTAACGGCAATGAAGTGGGCGGTAGCGGCATCAGCGCAACGCTGGAAGATTACGGGCGGTTCGGACAATTCGTACTCAGCGGCGGCAAGGCCGGCGACAAGCAAGTGTTGCCCAAGGACTGGATGAGCTTTGCCAGCGCCACCACCGGCACCGATCCCGCGTACGGTGATTTTGCCTCCATGTGGTGGCCCGCATGGACCGACGCCTCCAAGGCCGACAAAACCTTCACGGCTGCAGGCATTTTCGGCCAGTTCATCTACATCAACCCTAGCAAAAAAGTGGTGATCGTCGTGTGGCAAGCGCAAACCAAAGCCACCGGCGGTGAAGTCATTGACGACATGGTCGCCTTCGACGCCATCACCAAGGCCGCGAAGTAA
- the hflD gene encoding high frequency lysogenization protein HflD, translating to MSPTQEQLTALGGVFLAAVLVDKIAKTGQVTEAGLTCMLGSLLIRDPKDTLEVYGGDDIALREGYRALIGALERDPSTLQREPLRYALSMLGLERQLAKREDMLEVIGKRLPQIQSQVEHFGPAHENVVAACGALYQDTLSTLRQRIQVHGDMRNLQQPNNASKIRALLLAGIRSARLWRQLGGHRWQLVISRRKLLKELYPLMRNE from the coding sequence ATGAGCCCGACCCAGGAGCAATTGACCGCGCTGGGCGGGGTTTTCCTGGCTGCGGTGTTGGTGGACAAGATCGCCAAGACCGGCCAGGTCACCGAAGCCGGACTGACCTGCATGCTTGGCAGCCTGCTGATCCGCGACCCCAAGGACACCCTGGAAGTCTACGGGGGTGACGATATCGCGCTGCGTGAAGGTTACCGCGCGCTGATCGGCGCCCTTGAGCGCGACCCCAGCACCTTGCAGCGCGAGCCGTTGCGCTACGCGCTGTCGATGCTCGGCCTTGAGCGTCAACTGGCCAAGCGCGAGGACATGCTCGAGGTCATCGGCAAGCGCCTGCCGCAAATCCAATCCCAAGTGGAACACTTCGGCCCGGCCCACGAAAACGTGGTTGCCGCCTGCGGTGCGCTGTACCAGGACACCTTGAGCACCTTGCGCCAACGAATCCAGGTACACGGCGACATGCGCAACCTGCAACAGCCAAACAACGCCTCGAAAATCCGCGCCCTGCTTCTGGCCGGTATTCGCTCGGCGCGCTTGTGGCGCCAGTTGGGCGGACATCGTTGGCAGTTGGTCATCAGCCGTCGCAAATTGCTCAAAGAACTTTACCCGTTGATGCGCAACGAATAA
- a CDS encoding GNAT family N-acetyltransferase, with translation MNKIHVRVADWRKDIDEIRRIREAVFIAEQSVPPELEWDADDAGAMHFLAFEGDFPIGTARLLPSGEIGRVSVLKDWRGLKVGDKLMEAVIGEAEKRGQTRQFLSAQVYAAPFYERLGFKIVSDEFLEVGIPHVDMVRGD, from the coding sequence ATGAATAAGATTCACGTACGTGTCGCGGACTGGCGAAAGGATATCGACGAGATTCGGCGCATTCGTGAAGCGGTGTTTATCGCTGAACAATCGGTTCCACCGGAGCTGGAGTGGGACGCGGACGACGCTGGCGCCATGCACTTTCTTGCATTTGAGGGCGACTTTCCGATTGGCACTGCACGCCTGCTGCCCAGCGGCGAGATTGGTCGCGTGTCGGTACTCAAGGACTGGCGCGGGCTGAAGGTCGGCGACAAGCTGATGGAAGCGGTGATCGGCGAGGCCGAGAAACGCGGCCAGACCCGGCAGTTTCTGAGTGCGCAGGTTTATGCGGCGCCGTTCTATGAGCGGTTGGGTTTCAAGATTGTCAGTGATGAGTTTCTTGAAGTCGGGATTCCGCATGTGGATATGGTGCGCGGGGACTGA
- the mnmA gene encoding tRNA 2-thiouridine(34) synthase MnmA — MRDPAPSDTQKKLVIVGMSGGVDSSVSAVLLMEQGYEVEGLFMKNWEEDDGTEYCTAMDDLADAQAVCDKIGIKLHTANFAAEYWDNVFEHFLAEYKAGRTPNPDILCNREIKFKAFLDYAMMLGADLIATGHYVRRRDIEGRTELLKGLDPNKDQSYFLHAVGGEQIAKTLFPVGELEKPEVRRIAEKHGLATAKKKDSTGICFIGERRFSDFLKQYLPAQPGEIKTTEGDVIGRHHGLMYHTIGQRQGLGIGGLKDAGEEPWYVLVKDLEHNVLIVGQGNEHPLLFSGALLASEIYWVNPIDLSSPRRLTAKVRYRQGDQPCTLEKTATGYRATFDDPQRAVTPGQSVVFYDGEICLGGGVIEVAEAWSNPA, encoded by the coding sequence ATGCGTGATCCAGCCCCTTCTGACACCCAAAAGAAGCTCGTCATCGTCGGCATGTCCGGCGGCGTGGATTCTTCCGTTTCCGCCGTTCTGCTCATGGAGCAGGGTTATGAGGTGGAAGGCCTGTTCATGAAGAACTGGGAAGAAGACGATGGAACGGAATATTGCACCGCCATGGACGACCTGGCGGACGCCCAGGCCGTGTGCGACAAGATCGGTATCAAGCTGCACACCGCCAACTTTGCCGCCGAATACTGGGACAACGTGTTCGAGCACTTCCTGGCCGAATACAAGGCCGGCCGCACGCCGAACCCAGACATCCTGTGTAACCGTGAAATCAAGTTCAAGGCGTTCCTCGACTACGCGATGATGCTCGGCGCCGATCTGATCGCCACTGGCCACTACGTGCGCCGCCGCGACATCGAGGGCCGCACCGAACTGCTCAAGGGCCTGGACCCGAACAAGGACCAGAGCTACTTCCTGCACGCCGTTGGCGGTGAACAGATCGCCAAGACCCTGTTCCCGGTGGGTGAGCTGGAAAAGCCCGAAGTACGCAGGATCGCCGAGAAACACGGCCTGGCCACCGCCAAAAAGAAGGATTCGACCGGGATCTGCTTTATCGGCGAGCGCCGCTTCAGCGACTTCCTCAAGCAATACCTGCCGGCGCAACCGGGTGAAATCAAAACCACCGAAGGCGACGTCATCGGCCGTCACCATGGCCTGATGTACCACACCATCGGCCAGCGCCAGGGCTTGGGCATTGGCGGCTTGAAAGACGCCGGTGAAGAGCCGTGGTACGTGCTGGTCAAGGACCTGGAACACAACGTGCTGATTGTTGGCCAGGGCAACGAACATCCATTGCTGTTCTCCGGCGCCCTGCTGGCTTCCGAGATCTATTGGGTCAACCCGATCGACCTGAGCAGCCCGCGTCGCCTGACCGCCAAAGTGCGCTATCGCCAGGGCGATCAGCCCTGCACCCTGGAAAAAACCGCCACCGGCTATCGTGCGACGTTCGATGACCCGCAGCGCGCAGTCACCCCTGGCCAGTCCGTGGTGTTCTATGACGGCGAAATCTGCCTGGGCGGCGGCGTGATTGAAGTGGCCGAAGCCTGGAGCAACCCCGCATGA
- a CDS encoding NUDIX hydrolase: MTWQPHITVATLVEDNGRFLMVEELKGGRAVLNQPAGHLDTHETLIEAAVRETLEETGWDVEATSLVGIYLYTAPSNGVTYQRVCFTAKALKHHPDYQLDEGIIRARWLTRDELMALRDSWRSELIIRCIDDYLAGQRHSLELIRPSL; the protein is encoded by the coding sequence ATGACCTGGCAACCCCACATCACCGTCGCTACCCTCGTCGAAGACAACGGCCGCTTCCTGATGGTCGAAGAACTCAAGGGCGGCCGCGCCGTACTCAACCAACCCGCCGGCCACCTCGACACGCATGAAACCCTGATCGAGGCCGCCGTACGCGAAACCCTTGAAGAAACCGGCTGGGACGTCGAAGCCACCAGCCTCGTCGGCATCTACCTGTACACCGCCCCCAGCAATGGCGTGACCTACCAGCGAGTCTGCTTTACCGCCAAAGCCCTGAAACACCACCCGGACTATCAACTCGACGAAGGCATCATCCGCGCCCGCTGGCTGACCCGTGACGAGCTGATGGCCCTGCGCGACAGCTGGCGCAGCGAGCTGATCATCCGCTGTATCGACGATTATCTGGCCGGCCAGCGCCACAGTCTCGAATTGATCCGCCCTTCTCTTTAG
- a CDS encoding ribosomal protein uL16 3-hydroxylase, translated as MNPDIPLQLLGGITAREFLRDYWQKKPLLIRQAIPDFESPIDADELAGLALEEEVESRLVIEHGERPWELRRGPFAEDAFSTLPEREWTLLVQAVDQFVPEVAELLEQFRFLPSWRIDDVMISFAAPGGSVGPHFDNYDVFLLQAQGKRNWKIGQMCNSESPLLQHADLRILAEFEESAEWVLEPGDMLYLPPRLAHFGIAEDDCMTYSVGFRAPSAAEVLTHFTDFLAQYLTDEERYTDADAQPVSDPHQIQSDALDRLKSLLAEHMSDERMLLTWFGQFMTEPRYPELVAGEEVGEEDFISSLQDGAILVRNPSARMAWSEVDDDVLLFASGQSRYLPGKLRELLKLICAADALHAENLGPWLADEDGRDLLCELVKQGSLGFADE; from the coding sequence ATGAATCCTGATATCCCTCTTCAACTTCTGGGCGGCATCACGGCACGGGAATTCCTGCGCGACTATTGGCAGAAAAAACCGCTGCTGATTCGTCAGGCCATTCCTGATTTCGAAAGCCCGATCGACGCCGACGAACTGGCCGGCCTGGCCCTGGAAGAAGAAGTCGAATCGCGCCTGGTGATCGAACACGGCGAGCGTCCGTGGGAACTGCGTCGCGGCCCGTTCGCTGAAGACGCCTTCAGCACCCTGCCCGAGCGTGAGTGGACCCTGCTGGTGCAGGCCGTCGACCAGTTCGTACCGGAAGTGGCCGAGCTGCTGGAGCAGTTCCGCTTTCTGCCGAGCTGGCGCATCGACGATGTGATGATCAGCTTTGCGGCCCCGGGTGGCAGCGTGGGTCCGCACTTCGACAACTACGATGTGTTCCTGCTGCAAGCCCAGGGCAAGCGCAACTGGAAAATCGGCCAGATGTGCAACTCCGAAAGCCCGCTGCTGCAACACGCTGACCTGCGCATCCTCGCCGAATTTGAAGAAAGCGCCGAATGGGTCCTGGAACCGGGCGACATGCTCTACCTGCCGCCGCGCCTGGCGCACTTCGGCATTGCCGAAGATGACTGCATGACCTACTCGGTCGGCTTCCGCGCGCCAAGCGCCGCTGAAGTGCTGACCCACTTCACCGACTTCCTGGCCCAGTACCTGACCGACGAAGAGCGTTACACCGACGCCGACGCCCAACCCGTCAGCGACCCGCACCAGATCCAGAGCGACGCCCTCGACCGCCTCAAGAGCCTGCTGGCCGAGCACATGAGCGACGAGCGCATGCTGCTGACCTGGTTCGGCCAGTTCATGACCGAGCCACGCTACCCGGAACTGGTGGCCGGTGAAGAAGTGGGCGAAGAAGACTTCATCAGCAGCCTGCAAGACGGCGCGATCCTCGTGCGCAACCCGAGCGCGCGAATGGCCTGGTCGGAAGTGGACGACGACGTGCTGCTGTTCGCCAGCGGCCAGAGCCGTTACTTGCCAGGCAAATTGCGCGAGCTGTTGAAGCTGATCTGCGCCGCCGACGCCTTGCACGCTGAAAACCTCGGCCCATGGCTGGCGGATGAAGACGGTCGCGACCTGCTGTGCGAATTGGTCAAGCAAGGCAGCCTGGGATTTGCCGATGAATAA
- the purB gene encoding adenylosuccinate lyase: MQLSSLTAVSPVDGRYAGKTQALRPIFSEYGLIRARVLVEVRWLQRLAAHPAISEVPAFSAQANAVLNTLAENFSLEHAERVKEIERTTNHDVKAIEYLLKEQAAKLPELAQVSEFIHFACTSEDINNLSHALMLREGRDDVMLPLMRQTAEAIRELAIRFADVPMLSRTHGQPASPTTLGKELANVVYRLERQIAQVAAVPLLGKINGAVGNYNAHLSAYPEIDWEANARAFIEDELGLGFNPYTTQIEPHDYIAELFDAIARFNTILIDFDRDIWGYISLGYFKQRTIAGEIGSSTMPHKVNPIDFENSEGNLGIANALFQHLASKLPISRWQRDLTDSTVLRNLGVGFAHSVIAYEASLKGISKLELNAQKIAADLDACWEVLAEPIQTVMRRYNIENPYEKLKELTRGKGISPEALQTFIDGLDMPAAAKAELKLLTPANYIGNAVEQAKRI; this comes from the coding sequence ATGCAGCTTTCTTCGCTCACTGCGGTTTCCCCTGTTGACGGCCGCTACGCCGGCAAAACCCAGGCCCTGCGCCCTATTTTCAGCGAATACGGCCTGATCCGTGCTCGCGTACTGGTTGAAGTGCGCTGGCTCCAGCGCCTGGCCGCTCACCCCGCCATCAGCGAAGTGCCGGCGTTTTCCGCGCAAGCCAACGCTGTGCTCAACACCTTGGCGGAAAACTTCTCCCTGGAGCACGCCGAGCGTGTGAAAGAGATCGAGCGCACCACCAACCACGACGTCAAAGCCATCGAATACTTGCTGAAAGAGCAAGCGGCCAAGCTGCCGGAATTAGCCCAGGTCAGCGAGTTCATCCACTTTGCCTGCACCAGCGAGGACATCAACAACCTGTCCCACGCCCTGATGCTGCGCGAAGGCCGTGATGACGTCATGCTGCCGCTGATGCGCCAGACCGCTGAAGCCATCCGCGAACTGGCTATCCGTTTCGCCGATGTGCCGATGCTGTCGCGCACCCACGGCCAGCCGGCATCGCCAACGACCTTGGGCAAAGAACTGGCCAACGTGGTGTACCGCCTGGAGCGCCAGATCGCTCAGGTCGCAGCCGTGCCACTGCTGGGCAAGATCAACGGCGCCGTAGGCAACTACAACGCCCACTTGTCCGCCTACCCTGAGATCGACTGGGAAGCCAACGCCCGCGCCTTCATCGAAGACGAGCTGGGCCTGGGCTTCAACCCGTACACCACGCAGATCGAACCGCACGACTACATTGCCGAGCTGTTCGACGCCATTGCGCGCTTCAACACCATCCTGATCGACTTCGATCGCGATATCTGGGGCTACATCTCCCTGGGCTACTTCAAGCAGCGCACCATTGCCGGTGAAATCGGTTCGTCGACCATGCCGCACAAGGTCAACCCGATCGACTTCGAAAACTCCGAAGGCAACCTCGGCATCGCCAACGCCCTGTTCCAGCACCTGGCCAGCAAGTTGCCGATCTCCCGCTGGCAGCGCGACCTGACCGACTCCACCGTACTGCGCAACCTCGGTGTGGGCTTCGCTCACAGCGTGATCGCCTACGAAGCCAGCCTCAAAGGCATCAGCAAGCTTGAGCTCAACGCGCAGAAGATCGCCGCTGACCTGGACGCGTGCTGGGAAGTCCTGGCCGAGCCAATCCAGACCGTGATGCGCCGTTACAACATCGAAAACCCTTACGAGAAGCTGAAAGAGTTGACGCGCGGCAAGGGCATCAGCCCCGAAGCACTGCAAACTTTCATCGACGGCCTGGACATGCCAGCCGCCGCCAAGGCCGAGCTGAAGCTGCTGACCCCGGCCAACTACATCGGCAACGCTGTAGAGCAAGCCAAGCGCATCTGA
- a CDS encoding NADP-dependent isocitrate dehydrogenase produces MPTRSKIIYTFTDEAPALATYSLLPIVEAFTASADIAVETRDISLAARILASFPEQLGAKAIPDHLAELGDLAVTPEANIIKLPNISASTPQLQAAIKELQAQGYALPDYPETVTTDAEKETRARYDKVKGSAVNPVLREGNSDRRAPLSVKNYARKHPHKMGAWAADSKSHIAHMNSGDFYGSEKAVQIEGADAVKIELIAQDGTATVLKEKTSVQAGEIIDTAVLSKKALRSFIAAEIEDAKKQGVLLSVHLKATMMKVSDPIMFGQIVAEFYKDALAKHATVLEQIGFNLNNGIGDLYARIKALPADQQAQIEADIQAVYAARPALAMVNSDKGITNLHVPSDVIVDASMPAMIRDSGKMWGTDGQLHDTKAVIPDRCYATIYQAVIEDCKANGAFDPTTMGSVPNVGLMAKKAEEYGSHDKTFQIKADGVVRVTDSKGSLLMEQKVEAGDIFRMCQTKDAPIQDWVKLAVNRARASNTPAIFWLDPQRAHDGVVVEKVQAYLKDHNTEGLDIRIMSPVDAMKFTLERTRKGLDTISVTGNVLRDYLTDLFPIMELGTSAKMLSIVPLMNGGGLFETGAGGSAPKHVQQLVEENFLRWDSLGEFLALAASLEHLGVTYNNPKALVLSKTLDQATGQFLDNNKSPSRKVGNIDNRGSHFYLALYWAQALAAQTEDTALQAQFGELAKTLTANEATIVAELNAVQGKPVDIGGYYAPSPELTSKAMRPSNTLNAAIAALV; encoded by the coding sequence ATGCCCACCCGCTCGAAGATCATCTATACCTTCACCGACGAAGCCCCGGCACTCGCCACCTATTCACTGCTGCCTATCGTAGAGGCCTTCACCGCTTCCGCTGATATTGCCGTGGAAACCCGCGACATCTCCCTCGCCGCGCGTATCCTCGCAAGCTTCCCCGAGCAACTGGGCGCAAAGGCTATCCCGGACCACCTCGCCGAACTGGGCGACCTGGCCGTTACGCCTGAAGCCAACATCATCAAGCTGCCTAACATCAGCGCCTCGACCCCGCAGCTGCAAGCCGCGATCAAGGAACTGCAGGCCCAGGGCTACGCCCTGCCGGACTACCCGGAAACCGTAACCACCGACGCGGAAAAAGAAACCCGTGCACGTTACGACAAGGTCAAGGGCAGCGCCGTGAACCCGGTACTGCGCGAAGGCAACTCCGACCGCCGCGCACCGCTGTCGGTCAAGAACTATGCACGCAAGCACCCGCACAAAATGGGCGCCTGGGCTGCCGACTCCAAGTCGCACATTGCGCACATGAACAGTGGCGACTTCTACGGCAGCGAAAAAGCCGTACAGATCGAAGGCGCTGATGCCGTCAAGATCGAGCTGATCGCTCAAGACGGCACTGCGACCGTCCTGAAGGAAAAAACCTCGGTACAGGCTGGCGAAATCATCGACACCGCCGTACTGAGCAAAAAAGCCCTGCGTTCGTTCATCGCCGCTGAAATCGAAGACGCCAAGAAACAAGGCGTGCTGCTGTCGGTTCACCTGAAAGCCACCATGATGAAGGTCTCCGACCCGATCATGTTCGGCCAGATCGTTGCCGAGTTCTATAAAGACGCCCTGGCCAAGCACGCGACCGTGCTGGAGCAGATCGGCTTCAACCTGAACAACGGCATCGGCGACCTATACGCACGCATCAAGGCCCTGCCGGCTGACCAGCAAGCGCAGATCGAAGCTGACATCCAGGCGGTCTACGCCGCTCGCCCTGCCCTGGCGATGGTCAACTCCGACAAAGGCATCACCAACCTGCACGTGCCGAGCGACGTCATCGTCGACGCATCGATGCCTGCCATGATCCGTGACTCCGGCAAAATGTGGGGCACCGACGGCCAGTTGCACGACACCAAGGCTGTGATTCCGGATCGCTGCTACGCCACCATTTACCAAGCCGTCATCGAAGACTGCAAGGCCAATGGCGCGTTCGACCCAACCACCATGGGCAGCGTGCCAAACGTTGGCCTGATGGCCAAGAAAGCCGAAGAGTACGGCTCCCACGACAAGACGTTCCAGATCAAGGCTGACGGCGTAGTCCGCGTCACCGACAGCAAGGGCAGCCTGCTGATGGAACAGAAAGTCGAAGCCGGCGACATCTTCCGCATGTGCCAGACCAAAGACGCGCCGATCCAGGACTGGGTCAAACTGGCCGTCAACCGTGCCCGCGCCAGCAACACCCCGGCCATTTTCTGGCTGGACCCACAGCGTGCACACGATGGTGTCGTGGTCGAGAAAGTTCAGGCTTACCTGAAAGACCACAACACCGAAGGCCTGGACATCCGCATCATGTCGCCCGTCGACGCGATGAAGTTCACCCTGGAGCGCACCCGCAAGGGCCTGGACACCATCTCGGTGACGGGTAACGTGCTGCGTGACTACCTGACCGACCTGTTCCCGATCATGGAACTGGGCACCAGCGCCAAGATGCTGTCCATCGTGCCGCTGATGAACGGCGGTGGCCTGTTCGAAACCGGCGCTGGCGGTTCGGCTCCGAAACACGTGCAGCAACTGGTCGAAGAGAACTTCCTGCGTTGGGACTCCCTGGGCGAGTTCCTGGCCCTGGCCGCCTCCCTTGAGCATTTGGGTGTGACGTACAACAACCCGAAAGCCCTGGTACTGTCCAAGACCCTGGACCAGGCCACCGGCCAGTTCCTCGACAACAACAAGTCGCCATCGCGCAAAGTCGGCAACATCGACAACCGCGGCAGCCACTTCTACCTGGCGCTGTACTGGGCTCAAGCCCTGGCCGCTCAGACCGAAGACACTGCACTGCAAGCGCAGTTTGGCGAATTGGCAAAAACCCTGACCGCGAACGAAGCAACCATCGTTGCCGAACTCAACGCCGTACAGGGCAAGCCAGTGGACATCGGCGGCTACTACGCGCCGAGCCCAGAGCTGACCAGCAAGGCCATGCGTCCGAGCAACACGCTCAATGCGGCGATTGCTGCGCTGGTGTGA
- a CDS encoding secretin N-terminal domain-containing protein produces MSLRTLLTALLLTASVSAMADTEVVNLSNRTSADLLPVAQNFIGKDGTVSAYGNQLIVKADPAKIQDLRALLSQLDTPAKRLLITVDTNESNQQNSGDSQTRIISYGTTSRDGGIQQIQASEGVPALIQVGQSVPLTTTQQDSYGRLQNQTQYRNVTQGFYVTASVTGETVHLAISTNRDRMSQERPDVVNVQSTDTTVSGQLGEWITLAGINRETQADKSSTTRSYSTQGRDDLTVRVKVDTLN; encoded by the coding sequence ATGTCCCTACGCACCCTGCTCACCGCCCTTCTCCTGACCGCCAGCGTCTCGGCCATGGCCGACACTGAAGTCGTCAACCTGAGCAACCGCACCAGCGCCGACCTACTGCCTGTGGCACAGAACTTCATTGGCAAGGACGGCACCGTCAGTGCCTACGGCAACCAGCTGATCGTTAAGGCCGACCCCGCCAAGATCCAGGACTTGCGCGCCCTGCTCTCGCAACTGGACACCCCGGCCAAGCGCTTGCTGATCACCGTCGACACCAACGAAAGCAATCAGCAGAACAGCGGCGACAGCCAGACCCGCATCATCAGCTACGGCACCACCAGCCGCGACGGCGGTATCCAGCAGATCCAGGCCAGTGAAGGCGTACCCGCCTTGATCCAGGTGGGTCAAAGCGTACCGCTCACTACCACCCAGCAAGACAGCTATGGCCGTCTGCAAAACCAGACCCAGTACCGCAACGTCACCCAGGGCTTCTACGTCACAGCCAGCGTCACCGGTGAAACCGTGCACCTGGCAATCAGTACCAACCGTGACCGCATGAGCCAGGAACGTCCCGATGTAGTGAACGTGCAAAGCACCGACACAACCGTCAGCGGGCAGTTGGGCGAGTGGATTACCCTGGCTGGCATCAATCGCGAAACCCAGGCCGACAAATCCTCTACAACCCGCAGCTACTCTACTCAGGGCCGCGACGACCTAACGGTGCGGGTCAAGGTCGACACCCTGAACTGA
- the icd gene encoding NADP-dependent isocitrate dehydrogenase yields the protein MGYKKIQVPAVGDKITVNADHSLNVPDQPIIPYIEGDGIGVDISPVMIKVVDAAVEKAYGGKRKISWMEVYAGEKATQVYDQDTWLPQETLDAVKDYVVSIKGPLTTPVGGGIRSLNVALRQQLDLYVCLRPVRWFEGVPSPVKKPGDVDMTIFRENSEDIYAGIEWKAGSPEAIKVIKFLKEEMGVTKIRFDQDCGIGIKPVSLEGTKRLARKALQYVVDNDRDSLTIVHKGNIMKFTEGAFKEWAYEVAAEEFGATLLDGGPWMQFKSPKTGKNVVVKDAIADAMLQQILLRPAEYDVIATLNLNGDYLSDALAAEVGGIGIAPGANLSDTVAMFEATHGTAPKYAGKDQVNPGSLILSAEMMLRHMGWTEAADLIIKGTNGAISAKTVTYDFHRLMEGAKLLSSSAFGDALISHM from the coding sequence ATGGGATACAAGAAGATTCAGGTTCCGGCAGTCGGCGACAAAATCACCGTCAATGCAGACCATTCTCTCAATGTTCCTGACCAACCGATCATCCCTTACATCGAGGGTGACGGTATCGGCGTCGACATCAGCCCGGTGATGATCAAGGTGGTCGACGCAGCTGTTGAAAAGGCTTACGGCGGCAAGCGCAAGATCTCGTGGATGGAGGTTTACGCCGGTGAGAAGGCGACCCAGGTCTACGATCAGGATACCTGGCTGCCCCAGGAAACCCTGGATGCGGTCAAGGATTACGTGGTGTCCATCAAGGGGCCGCTGACCACGCCGGTGGGTGGCGGCATCCGTTCGCTGAACGTGGCCCTGCGTCAGCAGCTCGACCTTTACGTGTGCCTGCGCCCGGTGCGCTGGTTCGAAGGCGTGCCCAGCCCGGTCAAGAAACCAGGCGATGTGGACATGACCATCTTCCGTGAAAACTCCGAAGACATTTACGCCGGGATCGAATGGAAGGCCGGTTCGCCCGAAGCGATCAAGGTGATCAAGTTCCTGAAGGAAGAAATGGGTGTGACCAAGATCCGTTTCGACCAGGATTGCGGGATTGGCATCAAGCCGGTGTCGCTGGAGGGCACCAAGCGCCTGGCGCGCAAGGCCCTGCAATATGTGGTGGATAATGACCGCGATTCGCTGACTATCGTGCACAAAGGCAACATCATGAAGTTCACCGAAGGGGCCTTCAAGGAGTGGGCCTACGAAGTGGCGGCGGAAGAGTTCGGCGCGACGCTGCTCGATGGTGGGCCGTGGATGCAGTTCAAGAGCCCGAAGACCGGCAAGAATGTAGTGGTCAAGGATGCGATTGCCGACGCGATGCTCCAGCAAATCCTGCTTCGTCCGGCTGAGTATGACGTGATCGCCACCCTCAACCTGAACGGTGACTACCTGTCTGATGCCCTGGCCGCGGAAGTGGGCGGTATCGGTATCGCGCCGGGGGCCAACTTGTCCGACACTGTGGCGATGTTCGAGGCAACCCATGGTACTGCGCCTAAATATGCAGGCAAGGACCAGGTCAACCCAGGTTCGTTGATTCTGTCGGCAGAGATGATGTTGCGCCACATGGGCTGGACCGAGGCGGCGGATTTGATCATCAAGGGCACCAACGGTGCGATTTCGGCCAAGACCGTGACTTATGACTTCCATCGCTTGATGGAGGGCGCCAAGTTGCTGTCTTCGTCGGCCTTCGGCGATGCGTTGATTTCGCATATGTAA